The Methanobacterium lacus genome includes a region encoding these proteins:
- a CDS encoding sensor histidine kinase, translated as MITKSKTAQFKGMATYLSVIVVLLGVLFLVGWLFNIKPLISPGSDFSTIKSNVAVAFILIGLALFLILTRGSIPKYRLLGKFLALLVFLMGVLTLFEYLFGLNLGIDQLFFKEAAGAFNTSSPNRMAFNASVNLVLAGLAVMVIDVRVGHCQELSQGLAFLGGVVSILALLGYSFNASILYHLPQFTGIAIYAATTFILIFSAILLADPDNGFMKLLVSDTLGGYFARRVLPLIIIVPWLLGFLIKLGINYGIYDYSYGYALLIFFIILFLTVILGITSYSIKNIEKERNKVNQDLKQSKMELEKAKEDLEEKVKERTIALETSNNELEHFAYATSHDLKEPLRMITSFLQLLERKYDNDLDEDAHEYIGFAVDGAKRMNEMINDLLEYSRVTSEERVFKNLDTQKILDEALLNLKVAVDESGAIVTHENMPVVMGDEKLMVQLFQNLIGNAIKYCDTNKIPEIHATAKKEDDHYLFSVSDNGIGIDSKHLAKIFTIFQRLHRNDEYNGTGIGLSIAQKIVQQHGGVIWAESTPGEGSTFYFTMPLP; from the coding sequence ATGATTACCAAATCAAAAACAGCTCAATTTAAAGGGATGGCCACATATCTATCTGTTATCGTGGTACTTTTAGGGGTTTTATTCCTAGTTGGATGGCTGTTCAATATCAAACCACTTATAAGTCCCGGTTCGGACTTTTCCACTATAAAATCAAATGTTGCAGTTGCATTTATTTTAATTGGTTTAGCCTTATTTCTAATCCTAACAAGGGGATCCATTCCAAAATACAGGTTACTCGGAAAATTTTTGGCGTTATTAGTGTTTTTAATGGGTGTATTAACTTTATTCGAGTATCTCTTTGGATTAAACCTTGGAATCGATCAACTCTTCTTTAAAGAAGCTGCAGGGGCATTTAACACTTCATCACCCAATAGAATGGCTTTCAATGCATCAGTTAACTTGGTGTTGGCTGGTCTGGCAGTGATGGTCATTGATGTCCGGGTAGGTCATTGCCAAGAACTTTCACAGGGGCTGGCATTTTTAGGTGGTGTGGTTTCCATCTTGGCATTACTCGGATACTCCTTCAATGCTTCAATACTCTACCATCTTCCCCAGTTTACAGGAATTGCAATCTACGCAGCCACTACATTTATCCTAATTTTCTCAGCCATACTACTTGCAGATCCAGACAATGGATTCATGAAACTCCTAGTCAGTGACACCCTAGGAGGATACTTTGCAAGAAGGGTTCTGCCCCTGATAATTATTGTACCATGGTTACTGGGATTTTTAATAAAATTGGGAATCAATTATGGAATTTATGATTATTCCTATGGCTACGCTCTCTTGATATTTTTTATAATCTTGTTTTTAACTGTGATTTTGGGAATAACAAGTTATTCTATAAAAAATATTGAAAAAGAGAGAAATAAGGTCAATCAAGATTTGAAACAATCAAAAATGGAACTTGAAAAAGCCAAGGAAGATCTTGAAGAAAAGGTTAAAGAAAGAACCATAGCACTTGAAACTTCAAACAACGAACTTGAACACTTTGCCTATGCCACATCCCACGATCTAAAGGAACCACTTCGAATGATAACCAGCTTCTTACAGCTCTTAGAACGTAAATATGACAACGATCTCGATGAAGATGCCCATGAATACATAGGATTTGCAGTTGACGGTGCCAAACGCATGAACGAGATGATAAACGATCTACTAGAATATTCCAGGGTCACAAGTGAAGAAAGGGTTTTCAAAAATTTAGACACCCAAAAAATACTGGATGAAGCCCTACTAAATCTGAAGGTAGCTGTGGATGAATCAGGAGCCATAGTAACCCATGAAAATATGCCGGTTGTAATGGGAGATGAAAAGCTCATGGTGCAGCTCTTTCAGAACCTCATAGGAAATGCCATTAAATATTGTGACACTAATAAAATCCCTGAGATACATGCTACAGCAAAGAAAGAAGATGATCATTACCTGTTTTCAGTTTCAGACAATGGAATTGGAATTGATTCAAAACATCTAGCTAAGATATTCACAATATTCCAGAGGTTGCATAGGAACGATGAATACAATGGAACAGGAATTGGCCTTTCTATAGCTCAAAAAATAGTCCAACAACACGGAGGAGTTATATGGGCAGAATCTACACCTGGAGAAGGCAGCACATTCTACTTCACCATGCCCTTGCCCTAG
- a CDS encoding MBL fold metallo-hydrolase: protein MVDIDFYGGVDEIGGNKILVKDGKTSFFLDFGMGFSKANEYLSEFLQPRKSNGILDFVELEFLPYIKGIYREDYLEHVGIKYEPEPSVDGVLLSHSHVDHVAYVHHLREDIPIFLSQESYLILRALEETGASAFSEYLHLKKTFHMGPTKKGDGYKRLKLAVERDIRIVKPYKPFSIGDFSIKSAPVDHSLPGASGYIAVNDEETVVYTGDLRFHGRQPELTNKFVKESKKSRPNTLITEGTRIGDSESLSEFEIEAKAIKEIEDLKDLVVVNFPVRDLDRLVTFYRAAQETGRELVVSLKQAYILNLFEGLGYPKIEDVMVYKPKKGWGLLSDDRYSCVNDEWICSSDLDPKQLMADYKIWEREYINWDNTVTHHDLSQNPEDYIFRCDFFEFKELIDIKPESGTYIKSSTEPFDKQMEIMEEKAETWLNHFNLDIMRGYHASGHASGREILEMVREIKPQRVYPVHTQHVELFDVLEEDGIEVIHPELKKGEKIL, encoded by the coding sequence ATGGTAGATATTGACTTTTACGGAGGTGTAGATGAAATTGGAGGAAACAAAATACTGGTTAAGGATGGTAAAACTTCTTTTTTCCTGGATTTTGGTATGGGTTTCTCCAAGGCCAATGAATATTTATCAGAATTTTTACAGCCCCGTAAATCCAACGGTATTTTAGACTTTGTGGAACTTGAATTTCTGCCGTACATCAAGGGAATATATCGTGAAGATTATCTCGAGCATGTGGGAATCAAATATGAACCTGAACCTTCTGTAGATGGAGTTTTACTCAGCCATTCCCATGTTGACCATGTGGCATATGTTCATCATCTTCGTGAAGACATACCAATTTTCTTAAGCCAAGAATCCTACCTGATACTCCGGGCCCTAGAGGAAACTGGAGCTTCAGCCTTTTCAGAGTATCTTCACCTGAAAAAAACCTTCCACATGGGACCAACCAAAAAAGGAGACGGTTATAAACGTCTGAAATTAGCTGTTGAAAGGGATATTAGGATTGTGAAACCCTACAAACCATTTTCTATCGGGGATTTCAGCATAAAATCTGCTCCTGTGGATCATTCCCTGCCAGGTGCATCTGGCTACATCGCAGTAAATGATGAGGAAACAGTTGTTTACACCGGAGATCTCAGGTTTCATGGTAGACAGCCAGAACTAACCAACAAGTTTGTTAAGGAATCAAAAAAATCCAGGCCAAACACCTTGATAACAGAGGGCACCAGAATAGGGGATTCAGAAAGTTTATCTGAATTTGAAATCGAAGCTAAAGCTATAAAAGAAATTGAAGACCTTAAAGATTTGGTTGTGGTAAACTTTCCTGTCAGGGATCTTGACAGGCTTGTGACATTTTATAGGGCAGCACAAGAAACAGGTCGTGAACTGGTTGTAAGCCTTAAACAGGCCTACATCCTGAACCTGTTTGAGGGTTTGGGTTATCCTAAAATAGAGGATGTGATGGTTTACAAACCTAAAAAGGGATGGGGACTCTTAAGTGATGACAGGTACAGCTGTGTAAACGATGAATGGATTTGCAGTTCAGATCTTGATCCTAAGCAACTCATGGCTGACTACAAAATCTGGGAAAGGGAATACATCAATTGGGACAACACAGTAACCCACCATGATCTGAGTCAAAATCCAGAGGATTACATATTCAGGTGCGACTTCTTCGAATTTAAAGAGTTGATAGATATTAAACCCGAAAGTGGAACTTACATCAAATCCAGTACAGAACCCTTCGATAAACAAATGGAAATTATGGAAGAAAAGGCAGAAACATGGTTAAACCATTTTAATCTGGATATTATGAGGGGATACCATGCATCTGGACATGCAAGTGGCAGGGAAATATTAGAGATGGTGAGGGAAATAAAACCACAGCGTGTTTATCCAGTGCACACCCAACATGTTGAACTCTTCGATGTTCTAGAAGAAGACGGAATTGAAGTCATACATCCTGAACTTAAAAAAGGAGAGAAAATTTTGTGA
- a CDS encoding MarR family winged helix-turn-helix transcriptional regulator, with translation MGEKQLSKEKSGKTRSKGNLSAEEISEMSIGTLISSISRAHLRYLFTEIEKHGITGGQYQFLLGLSKQDGITQEELASNFHMNQSTIARALKKLEDAEMVLRKTDDTNRRKNIITVTDKGRKVASKIQLTDEKWEENVHSLSNAEKSTFKEMLRKVLQESLGQD, from the coding sequence ATGGGAGAGAAACAATTATCCAAGGAAAAATCTGGTAAAACAAGAAGTAAGGGAAATTTATCAGCTGAAGAAATTTCAGAAATGTCCATAGGAACCTTAATATCCAGCATAAGCCGTGCTCATCTAAGATATCTGTTTACAGAGATAGAGAAACATGGAATAACAGGAGGGCAATACCAATTTCTACTTGGACTGTCTAAACAGGATGGCATAACCCAAGAGGAACTTGCCAGTAATTTCCACATGAACCAGAGCACAATCGCAAGGGCACTTAAGAAGTTAGAAGATGCTGAAATGGTGCTCAGAAAGACAGACGATACCAACCGTCGAAAAAATATAATCACAGTTACTGATAAAGGAAGAAAGGTGGCTTCAAAGATCCAGCTTACAGATGAAAAATGGGAAGAAAATGTACATTCACTCTCAAATGCAGAAAAATCCACATTTAAAGAAATGTTAAGGAAGGTACTTCAAGAATCACTGGGTCAGGACTAA
- a CDS encoding MFS transporter, producing the protein MQYKWMALLVVLISSLMGMINISIVLISLPAIFNGIHIDPLNSFQYLLWILMGYSLVTATLLLSFGRLSDMFGRIKMFRLGLIIFTLGSILLYLTPSTGDAGAMEIILFRIFQAVGTALFMANSAAIVADAFPRNELGKAIGINMVAIMAGQFLGLILGGVLATIDWRYIFLLSVPFGLIATLLSIKLKEISIRDVKTKLDIWGNLAFMGGITLLLVGVTYGLMPYKTELMGWHNPWVVLSMISGAVLLVLFPFIEKRVESPMFRMDLFKNRMFTYANTAGFLASINRGAVMFVLILLLQGVWLPLHGYSYESTPFWAGIYMIPLTLGIFIMGPVSGALSDKYGPRWIATLGMLITALAFIFLAVMPYNFSYIEFGSVLFLMGVGSGMFGSPNSSSIMNSVQPQNRGVASGMMQTLNNTAMTASMAIFFTILIVGITQKFPDAMATSLASIGASQLAPIFSNIPPTGALFAAFLGYNPVDTLLAALPPQVVAQIPSTTISTLNGTTWFPTTFANAFLPSLKISFLFGALLSIVAAILSAMRGETKTVETKNLNTEDAQNIQKTGK; encoded by the coding sequence ATGCAATACAAATGGATGGCATTACTTGTGGTTCTTATATCCTCTCTCATGGGTATGATAAACATAAGCATAGTTCTAATATCCCTTCCAGCAATTTTTAATGGGATACATATAGATCCCCTCAACTCATTCCAGTACCTTCTATGGATACTCATGGGTTACAGTCTTGTCACAGCAACACTTCTATTAAGTTTTGGAAGATTATCTGATATGTTTGGAAGAATAAAGATGTTCAGGCTGGGCCTCATCATATTCACCCTAGGATCCATACTACTCTACCTCACACCTTCCACAGGAGATGCAGGGGCAATGGAAATAATCCTATTTAGAATATTTCAAGCTGTAGGGACAGCTCTGTTCATGGCAAACAGTGCAGCAATCGTTGCAGACGCGTTTCCAAGAAACGAACTTGGAAAGGCCATAGGCATCAACATGGTGGCAATAATGGCTGGCCAGTTCCTTGGACTAATACTTGGAGGTGTCCTTGCAACCATTGATTGGAGGTACATATTCCTATTGAGTGTACCATTCGGATTGATTGCAACATTGTTATCCATCAAACTTAAGGAAATATCCATAAGGGACGTTAAAACCAAACTCGATATCTGGGGTAACTTGGCATTCATGGGAGGTATCACTCTGCTTTTGGTGGGTGTAACCTACGGATTAATGCCCTACAAAACTGAACTCATGGGATGGCACAATCCATGGGTCGTACTATCCATGATAAGTGGTGCAGTACTACTTGTACTCTTCCCATTCATTGAAAAAAGGGTTGAATCCCCAATGTTCCGGATGGACCTCTTTAAAAACAGAATGTTCACCTACGCAAACACAGCAGGATTTTTAGCATCCATAAACAGAGGAGCAGTAATGTTCGTGTTAATATTACTCCTACAAGGGGTATGGCTACCACTTCACGGTTACAGCTACGAATCAACACCCTTTTGGGCTGGAATTTACATGATACCATTAACACTGGGAATATTCATAATGGGCCCAGTATCAGGAGCACTCTCGGACAAATATGGGCCAAGGTGGATTGCAACACTTGGAATGCTCATCACAGCATTGGCATTCATATTCCTGGCTGTAATGCCCTACAACTTCAGCTACATCGAATTTGGTTCGGTACTTTTCCTCATGGGAGTAGGGTCTGGAATGTTCGGATCCCCCAACAGCTCATCAATAATGAATTCAGTACAGCCACAAAACAGGGGTGTGGCATCTGGAATGATGCAAACACTAAACAACACAGCGATGACAGCAAGTATGGCAATATTTTTCACCATACTCATTGTGGGAATAACCCAAAAATTTCCAGATGCCATGGCAACATCACTGGCATCAATAGGAGCCTCACAACTCGCACCAATATTCTCAAACATTCCACCTACAGGCGCATTGTTTGCAGCATTTTTAGGATACAATCCAGTGGACACCTTGTTAGCTGCACTGCCTCCACAAGTAGTGGCACAAATACCCTCAACAACCATCAGCACATTAAATGGTACCACATGGTTCCCAACCACATTTGCCAATGCATTCCTACCATCACTCAAAATTTCATTCCTCTTCGGAGCACTACTTTCCATAGTGGCAGCCATACTATCTGCAATGCGAGGTGAAACAAAAACAGTTGAAACTAAAAATTTAAACACGGAAGATGCACAAAACATACAGAAAACAGGGAAATAG
- a CDS encoding PadR family transcriptional regulator: MVNSELIVLGLIYFKPSHGYIIKKNVKHYFGNPHYTLNNNVLYNTLKKLEGNGYIKGELVTMEKVNKKVYTITAEGEKHLIELVAKPAEPGIDEFDFKVKAVFFDLIPQESRIAAVKPLYESKLEMLREATEKKDEYGSFMPIIAKKVLDYGIIELKNYVDFLEKLME; encoded by the coding sequence ATGGTTAATTCAGAACTAATTGTGCTTGGTTTGATTTATTTTAAACCTAGTCATGGATACATAATCAAGAAAAATGTAAAGCATTACTTTGGAAATCCCCACTACACTTTGAACAACAACGTACTTTACAACACACTCAAAAAACTCGAAGGAAATGGATATATCAAAGGTGAACTAGTTACAATGGAGAAAGTCAACAAAAAAGTGTACACCATAACAGCAGAAGGTGAGAAACATTTGATTGAACTTGTGGCAAAACCTGCAGAACCTGGCATCGATGAATTTGATTTCAAGGTTAAGGCAGTGTTCTTCGATCTGATACCTCAAGAATCCAGAATAGCCGCAGTCAAACCTTTGTACGAATCTAAACTAGAGATGTTAAGGGAAGCAACGGAAAAAAAAGATGAATACGGTTCATTCATGCCAATAATTGCAAAAAAAGTGTTGGATTATGGAATTATCGAACTTAAAAATTATGTTGACTTTTTGGAAAAACTCATGGAATAA
- a CDS encoding VOC family protein, with translation MAEIIQRITPFLWFGEDACEAAKFYVSIFKDSGIKKVVRYSAAGPGQAGSVMTVQFELEGMEFTALNGVTDIEFNQAVSLVINCESQDEIDYYWEKLTAEGEEQVCGWLKDKYGLSWQVVPKILVEYLSDSNPQRVKNVTEAMLKMVKINIEELKQAYKEE, from the coding sequence ATGGCTGAAATAATTCAAAGGATCACGCCCTTTCTGTGGTTTGGTGAAGATGCTTGTGAAGCTGCCAAGTTTTATGTGTCCATCTTCAAGGATTCAGGTATAAAAAAGGTGGTCCGATACAGTGCAGCTGGACCTGGACAAGCTGGCAGTGTTATGACAGTTCAATTTGAACTTGAAGGCATGGAATTTACAGCACTAAACGGAGTAACTGACATTGAATTTAATCAAGCAGTTTCCCTGGTTATAAACTGCGAATCTCAAGATGAAATCGACTACTACTGGGAAAAACTGACAGCTGAAGGAGAAGAACAAGTTTGTGGTTGGCTTAAGGATAAATATGGACTCTCGTGGCAAGTGGTGCCAAAAATATTGGTGGAATACCTGTCTGATTCCAACCCCCAAAGGGTTAAAAATGTGACTGAAGCCATGTTAAAGATGGTTAAAATAAACATTGAAGAGTTAAAACAAGCCTACAAAGAAGAATAA
- a CDS encoding SRPBCC family protein: MGETEIVIEPGKQEILIKHIADASRELVFKAFTDPEIYAKWIGPVDMETELKLFEPKTGGSWKYIQRDEAGNEFGFHGVNHEVEPNERIIGTFEFEGLPEKGHVILESVKFVELEANKTEIQEQSVFLSVEDRDGMVGSNMEQGVRESYMQLDELLKSMQG; the protein is encoded by the coding sequence ATGGGTGAAACAGAAATTGTGATTGAACCAGGTAAACAAGAAATTTTAATCAAACACATTGCAGATGCCTCACGTGAATTGGTATTTAAGGCTTTTACTGACCCTGAGATTTATGCAAAATGGATCGGTCCGGTGGACATGGAAACTGAACTGAAACTGTTTGAACCTAAAACTGGAGGGTCTTGGAAATACATTCAAAGGGATGAAGCCGGCAACGAGTTCGGTTTTCATGGTGTAAACCATGAGGTTGAACCAAATGAAAGAATTATTGGGACCTTTGAATTTGAAGGGTTACCTGAAAAAGGCCATGTAATTCTTGAATCAGTGAAGTTCGTAGAGTTAGAAGCAAACAAAACCGAAATTCAAGAGCAATCAGTTTTTCTATCTGTTGAAGACAGGGATGGGATGGTTGGAAGCAACATGGAACAAGGTGTAAGGGAATCCTACATGCAGCTCGATGAACTATTAAAATCTATGCAAGGCTAA
- a CDS encoding metallophosphoesterase family protein has protein sequence MMLVISDLHLGYEKSNKDAFYNFLDDYNTKLDHLIILGDFFDFWRKNNSEIVLENEKILEKLLDLEAKKIHYIIGNHDYYMLKLKERYGDNFPFEVKRNLRLEDSGKKFYFTHGYEFEAIQLEPFTIDMYEDFSEKMCFSEDFIGGVAGQIWDIIQGSDIKERLEKDPRKRFETSEESLQIYKMAISTGKCYVFGIEPHERLVFGHTHGPFINQSKTVVNSGSWTDELKNKDYQNSYVEIDDGNMDLKFYRE, from the coding sequence ATGATGCTGGTAATTTCTGATTTACATTTAGGATACGAAAAGAGCAACAAGGATGCATTCTACAATTTTTTAGATGATTATAACACCAAACTAGATCATCTAATAATTCTAGGTGATTTTTTTGATTTTTGGAGGAAAAATAACTCTGAGATTGTGCTTGAAAATGAAAAAATCTTGGAGAAACTGTTGGATCTAGAAGCCAAGAAGATTCATTACATCATTGGAAATCATGATTATTACATGCTGAAACTCAAAGAGAGGTATGGTGATAACTTTCCATTTGAAGTTAAGAGAAACTTGAGGCTGGAAGACAGTGGCAAAAAATTCTATTTCACACACGGCTATGAATTTGAAGCTATTCAGCTCGAACCATTCACAATCGACATGTACGAAGATTTCAGCGAAAAAATGTGCTTCAGCGAGGATTTTATAGGTGGAGTTGCAGGCCAAATATGGGATATTATCCAGGGAAGTGACATTAAAGAAAGGCTCGAAAAGGATCCGAGAAAAAGGTTTGAAACCAGTGAAGAATCATTGCAAATATATAAAATGGCCATCTCAACTGGAAAATGTTATGTTTTCGGTATCGAACCCCATGAAAGATTGGTGTTCGGACACACACACGGCCCATTTATAAACCAAAGCAAAACAGTGGTAAATTCAGGTTCCTGGACTGATGAACTGAAAAATAAGGATTACCAAAATAGCTACGTTGAAATAGATGATGGAAACATGGACCTTAAATTCTACAGGGAATGA
- a CDS encoding histidine kinase dimerization/phosphoacceptor domain -containing protein, translated as MDTINSRAILDGINHPTFILNVSNEIVAANKTFQNRVGMNEADIMGSKCFKLVHGEECGKALKDCPMQMILDGEIKETVEKMMETVDGYCMIACTPIFDEAGNLSRVMHLTIDRNGANDECPRYKKLHHELLENPMVPVFTSNLNGDILFANNAMAKMFGYNDAEDLKKNKVTNHYKNVEDRSLLIEQLFEDGTLNDYELDAVDVAGNTLKLILGAVLKNGMISGMFMDITAKKISEVQLKESEKRYRALYSSMNEAVSINKLVYSKENIPIDYEIVDVNPAFEEITGLSREYCVSKMVSELSKLEKPPYFEIYSKVIETGVPTRFETYFDLLDKYFDISVFYLSNDMFVTVSEDITERKKSEDKIKASLKEKEVLLQEIHHRVKNNMQIISSLLNLQTKYVGGDEVALDVLKESQNRVTSMAMIHEKLYQSHDFMHVEIGEYIEKLVNDLLYSYAVPKDQIVPHVEYDDIELNIETSIPCGLIISELVSNSLKYAFPDGKTGKITVSLRCHGEGYLLVVGDDGVGLPENLEFTRTDSLGLELVNNLVDQVDGTIELDKRCGTKFIIKFRELEYKKRM; from the coding sequence ATGGACACCATCAATTCTAGAGCTATACTCGATGGAATTAACCATCCCACATTCATATTAAATGTATCCAATGAAATTGTTGCGGCGAACAAAACCTTCCAAAATAGGGTTGGAATGAACGAAGCCGATATTATGGGTTCTAAATGTTTCAAACTTGTACATGGTGAAGAATGTGGGAAAGCCCTGAAGGATTGTCCAATGCAAATGATCTTGGATGGTGAAATCAAAGAAACTGTTGAAAAGATGATGGAAACAGTTGATGGTTACTGTATGATTGCCTGCACCCCTATCTTTGATGAGGCTGGTAACTTGTCCAGAGTTATGCATTTGACCATCGATAGAAATGGAGCAAATGATGAATGTCCCAGATATAAAAAACTGCACCACGAACTTCTGGAAAATCCCATGGTTCCTGTTTTCACATCCAACCTCAATGGAGATATTCTTTTTGCAAACAACGCCATGGCAAAAATGTTCGGTTACAACGATGCTGAGGATTTAAAAAAGAACAAAGTAACAAACCACTACAAAAATGTTGAAGACAGATCCCTTCTCATCGAACAACTATTTGAAGACGGAACTTTGAATGATTATGAATTAGATGCAGTTGATGTGGCTGGCAACACATTGAAGTTGATTTTAGGGGCTGTTTTAAAAAATGGTATGATTTCAGGAATGTTCATGGACATCACAGCTAAGAAGATATCTGAAGTCCAGCTTAAAGAAAGTGAAAAACGTTACAGGGCCTTGTACTCCTCCATGAACGAAGCTGTTTCAATAAACAAACTAGTTTATTCAAAGGAAAATATTCCAATAGATTATGAGATAGTTGATGTTAATCCTGCATTTGAAGAAATAACTGGGCTTTCCAGGGAATACTGCGTTTCTAAAATGGTTTCAGAGCTTTCTAAGTTAGAAAAACCTCCCTACTTTGAAATTTATTCCAAGGTGATTGAAACAGGGGTGCCAACAAGGTTTGAAACCTACTTCGACCTGTTGGATAAATATTTTGATATTTCAGTGTTTTACCTTTCAAATGATATGTTTGTAACTGTGAGTGAAGATATTACCGAGAGAAAGAAATCAGAAGATAAGATCAAAGCCTCCCTTAAAGAGAAGGAAGTTCTGCTTCAAGAAATTCATCACCGTGTGAAAAATAATATGCAGATAATATCCAGCCTTCTAAACCTACAGACCAAGTATGTTGGTGGTGATGAAGTGGCATTGGATGTTTTAAAGGAGAGTCAAAATCGGGTCACATCCATGGCCATGATCCATGAAAAACTTTACCAATCCCATGATTTCATGCACGTGGAAATTGGTGAGTACATAGAGAAGCTGGTTAACGATCTTCTCTACTCCTACGCAGTACCCAAGGACCAAATTGTACCCCATGTGGAATACGATGACATAGAACTCAACATTGAAACTTCAATTCCATGCGGATTAATAATCAGTGAACTCGTATCTAACAGTTTGAAATACGCATTTCCAGATGGTAAAACCGGGAAGATAACAGTATCACTACGATGCCATGGGGAGGGCTACCTTCTAGTAGTTGGTGATGATGGTGTGGGACTCCCTGAAAATTTAGAATTTACAAGAACAGATTCATTGGGATTGGAGCTTGTAAACAACTTAGTTGACCAGGTGGATGGTACAATTGAACTGGATAAAAGATGCGGAACCAAGTTCATTATAAAATTCAGGGAACTGGAGTACAAAAAAAGGATGTAA
- a CDS encoding MoaD/ThiS family protein, which translates to MKVLTTDGMGNDETVEIDAEEITGKELLETLKISAFEAVIEKNNVIVRESDVLRSNDKIKVLNMIHGG; encoded by the coding sequence GTGAAGGTTTTAACCACCGATGGAATGGGCAACGATGAGACAGTAGAAATCGATGCCGAAGAAATAACCGGAAAAGAACTCCTAGAAACATTAAAAATATCTGCCTTTGAAGCAGTTATAGAGAAAAATAATGTGATTGTAAGGGAAAGTGATGTGTTAAGAAGCAACGACAAGATCAAGGTACTCAACATGATACATGGGGGATAA
- a CDS encoding pyridoxamine 5'-phosphate oxidase family protein: MEGVLVVMNQEMMDNITKNNLVFLATAAADGTPNVVPIGLAKPLDNKTVLLVANFMKKTIQNLKNNPKASVIVGNVSECPYQFKGSVKIEESGKNYDDAVEWAKSVMAQLNPFAAVILEVEEVYSVQPGPDAGKLVD, translated from the coding sequence ATGGAAGGTGTTTTAGTGGTAATGAATCAAGAAATGATGGATAACATAACAAAGAACAACCTAGTATTTTTGGCAACAGCAGCAGCAGACGGAACCCCAAACGTTGTTCCAATAGGATTGGCAAAGCCATTGGATAACAAAACAGTTTTACTGGTTGCTAACTTCATGAAAAAAACCATTCAAAACCTTAAAAACAATCCCAAGGCATCGGTAATTGTTGGAAACGTGTCTGAATGCCCCTACCAGTTTAAGGGAAGTGTGAAGATCGAAGAATCAGGTAAAAATTATGATGACGCAGTTGAATGGGCTAAAAGTGTTATGGCACAATTGAACCCATTTGCAGCGGTAATACTTGAGGTTGAAGAGGTTTACTCTGTGCAACCAGGTCCAGATGCAGGTAAATTAGTGGATTAA